The Candidatus Izemoplasma sp. genome has a window encoding:
- a CDS encoding CTP synthase, with protein sequence MKQTKFIFVTGGVVSSLGKGITASSLGRLLKNRGLKVFMQKFDPYINIDPGTMSPYQHGEVFVTDDGAETDLDLGHYERFIDENLSQASNITTGRVYANVIEKERKGEYLGATIQVIPHITNEIKDKLIQAANESDADVIITEIGGTVGDIESLPFLEAIRQARRDFGYNNTIYIHNTLVPYLESAGEMKTKPTQHSVKNLRELGIAPDIIVLRTKRPITNSIREKIALFCDVRKEAVIEARDQEVLYEVVLKLEEQDLDDLVLKHFNLETNSVDLTEWEALVNTVKTLDQEVTIGLVGKYVSLQDAYLSVSEALQHAGYPYHTKVNIKWINAGELVDNDMSSYLADVDGILVPGGFGKRAIEGKINAVTYARENNIPYLGLCLGMQAATIEFARNVCKLEGAHSTEFDKDTPHPVIDYLPEQYEGIDMGGTLRLGLYECAIESNTLAERLYKSNLIQERHRHRYEFSNTYKKTLEDCGLKFSGTNPATGLVEMIELSNHPFFIASQFHPEFKSRPLRPHPLFKGFIQASLKRKENSKKIRKNKKMS encoded by the coding sequence ATGAAGCAAACAAAGTTTATTTTTGTAACTGGAGGTGTAGTTTCCAGTTTAGGAAAAGGAATTACCGCATCGTCACTAGGACGTTTATTAAAGAACAGAGGATTAAAAGTTTTTATGCAAAAATTTGATCCATACATCAATATTGATCCTGGTACAATGAGTCCATACCAACATGGTGAAGTTTTTGTGACCGATGATGGCGCAGAAACAGATTTAGACTTAGGACACTATGAACGTTTTATTGATGAGAATCTCTCCCAAGCCAGTAATATTACAACTGGTAGAGTCTATGCCAATGTCATTGAAAAAGAACGTAAGGGAGAATATTTGGGCGCTACCATACAAGTCATCCCTCATATTACTAATGAAATAAAAGATAAATTAATTCAAGCCGCTAATGAAAGTGATGCGGATGTTATCATCACAGAAATTGGAGGTACGGTTGGTGATATTGAATCGCTACCATTTTTAGAAGCTATTAGACAAGCACGACGCGATTTTGGATATAATAATACAATTTATATCCATAATACACTAGTGCCTTACTTAGAAAGTGCTGGTGAAATGAAAACTAAGCCAACCCAACACAGTGTTAAAAACTTAAGAGAACTTGGGATTGCCCCAGATATTATTGTGTTACGGACAAAACGTCCTATTACAAACTCTATTCGTGAAAAAATCGCACTCTTTTGTGATGTGCGTAAAGAAGCAGTCATTGAGGCAAGAGACCAAGAAGTTTTATATGAGGTCGTCTTAAAGTTAGAAGAACAAGATTTAGATGATCTTGTCTTAAAACATTTTAATTTAGAGACAAATTCTGTTGATTTAACTGAGTGGGAAGCACTAGTAAACACTGTAAAAACACTTGATCAAGAAGTTACTATCGGTCTTGTTGGAAAGTATGTTTCTTTACAAGATGCCTATTTAAGTGTTAGTGAAGCGTTACAACATGCAGGATATCCATATCACACAAAGGTAAATATTAAATGGATAAATGCTGGCGAACTAGTAGATAATGATATGTCTAGTTATTTAGCTGATGTTGATGGTATTTTAGTTCCTGGAGGATTTGGAAAACGGGCAATTGAAGGTAAAATTAATGCTGTAACATATGCGCGTGAAAATAATATACCCTATTTAGGATTATGTTTAGGTATGCAAGCAGCGACGATTGAGTTTGCTCGAAATGTATGTAAATTAGAAGGCGCACACTCAACAGAGTTTGATAAAGACACGCCACACCCTGTCATAGATTATTTACCAGAACAATATGAAGGAATTGATATGGGGGGGACATTACGACTGGGCTTATACGAGTGTGCAATTGAATCAAACACTCTAGCAGAGAGACTTTATAAGTCTAATTTAATTCAAGAACGTCATCGTCATCGTTATGAATTTAGCAATACATATAAGAAAACATTAGAAGATTGTGGTCTTAAATTCAGCGGAACCAACCCAGCTACCGGTCTTGTTGAAATGATAGAACTTAGCAATCATCCTTTCTTTATCGCATCACAATTTCATCCCGAGTTTAAATCGCGCCCATTAAGACCGCATCCATTATTTAAAGGATTTATTCAAGCAAGTTTAAAAAGGAAAGAAAACAGTAAAAAAATAAGGAAAAATAAGAAAATGAGTTAA
- a CDS encoding TldD/PmbA family protein, protein MLSKHVITHVLEAALSTNADFAEVFIEDKFQTSASLLDSKIDKVNNAKISGIGIRVARDYHVVYGYTNSKKEDDLVQLATDLAQSFKGESRGIKVELGELQSEQAHKVKILPSEVPIEDKVAILKRADKAARAYSDEITQVSVRYADYVQNVWIANSKGTYVKDQRVRTRLAIGSVASNEKTKQQGFNGPGGFYGFEIFEDLIDVEEAAKEASRIAIQNLHAEECPSGSMPVIIDNGFGGVIFHEAVGHSLEATAVAKGASVFTGKKGEKIASELVTAIDDGTIPNGWGSATYDDEGNKQKRRVLIKDGVLKSYMIDDLNAKRMDEPGTHSGRRESYRYAPTSRMTNTYIDNGESTFEDIIKNTEYGLYAKKMGGGSVQPATGDFNFAVMEGYIVRNGEIQEPVRGATLVGSGKDALQKIDMVGNNLLRAQGMCGSASGSIPTDVGQPTIRVSEMTVGGRKGAN, encoded by the coding sequence ATGTTATCAAAACACGTTATCACACATGTTTTAGAAGCTGCATTATCTACAAATGCTGATTTTGCTGAAGTGTTTATTGAAGACAAATTTCAAACAAGCGCATCACTATTAGATAGTAAAATTGATAAAGTAAATAATGCAAAAATATCCGGTATTGGTATTCGCGTTGCAAGAGATTATCATGTTGTTTATGGATATACAAATAGTAAAAAAGAAGACGACTTAGTACAACTGGCAACTGACTTAGCACAATCATTTAAAGGTGAGTCAAGAGGCATCAAAGTTGAATTAGGGGAATTACAATCAGAACAAGCGCACAAGGTGAAAATATTACCTTCTGAGGTTCCGATTGAAGACAAAGTAGCTATATTGAAACGGGCAGATAAAGCAGCTCGTGCATATAGTGACGAAATCACACAAGTCTCAGTACGTTATGCGGATTATGTGCAAAACGTATGGATTGCTAACTCAAAAGGTACCTATGTTAAAGATCAACGTGTCAGAACACGATTGGCTATAGGATCAGTTGCTTCGAATGAAAAAACAAAGCAACAAGGGTTTAATGGTCCCGGCGGATTTTATGGATTTGAGATATTTGAAGACTTAATTGATGTAGAAGAAGCAGCTAAAGAAGCATCGCGGATTGCGATTCAGAATCTACATGCTGAAGAATGCCCAAGTGGTTCAATGCCTGTTATTATTGATAATGGGTTTGGAGGCGTCATATTCCATGAAGCAGTTGGACATAGTTTAGAAGCAACCGCTGTTGCTAAAGGAGCGAGTGTTTTTACGGGTAAAAAAGGTGAAAAAATTGCTAGTGAATTAGTGACAGCGATTGATGATGGAACCATTCCTAATGGATGGGGAAGCGCCACATATGATGATGAAGGGAACAAACAAAAACGTCGTGTGTTAATTAAAGATGGTGTGTTAAAGTCATACATGATTGATGATTTAAATGCCAAACGTATGGATGAACCAGGAACGCATTCCGGGCGTAGAGAAAGTTATCGATACGCACCTACATCACGGATGACAAATACATATATTGACAATGGAGAATCAACGTTTGAAGACATCATAAAGAATACAGAATATGGACTGTATGCGAAAAAAATGGGTGGTGGAAGTGTTCAACCTGCCACAGGAGATTTTAACTTCGCAGTAATGGAAGGTTATATTGTACGTAACGGTGAAATTCAAGAACCAGTACGTGGAGCAACCCTAGTAGGTTCAGGAAAAGATGCACTACAAAAAATTGATATGGTTGGGAACAACTTATTACGTGCTCAAGGAATGTGTGGTAGCGCATCTGGTAGCATACCAACAGATGTTGGACAGCCAACGATTCGTGTTTCTGAAATGACCGTCGGTGGACGAAAGGGGGCTAACTAA
- the rpoE gene encoding DNA-directed RNA polymerase subunit delta produces MQSELSLVGAAIKVLKKEKTPLNVYDLYKKAVDLADAKAQETDDTINNFYADLVTSAHFIYVGDNEWDLKENQKIELWDKDGSHYKEYTKVEVPKETAEKPKKEAKKSKPKSAEKEVVEEEVIDPKQVEPAETVIDEEDKVVPEVDVVADENLDDEGVVEDYEEDVFEEDYDDDFDEEKYNEYMDKYEDRYDD; encoded by the coding sequence ATGCAAAGCGAATTATCATTAGTTGGGGCGGCAATTAAAGTCCTAAAAAAGGAAAAAACACCATTAAACGTTTATGACTTATATAAAAAAGCAGTTGATCTGGCAGACGCAAAAGCACAAGAAACAGATGACACAATCAATAATTTTTATGCTGATCTTGTAACATCAGCGCACTTTATTTATGTTGGTGATAACGAATGGGATCTTAAAGAAAACCAAAAGATTGAACTTTGGGACAAAGATGGATCACATTATAAAGAATATACCAAGGTTGAAGTGCCAAAAGAAACAGCAGAAAAGCCTAAAAAAGAGGCTAAAAAATCGAAACCTAAATCGGCTGAAAAAGAAGTTGTCGAGGAAGAAGTTATCGATCCTAAACAAGTTGAACCAGCTGAAACAGTGATTGACGAAGAGGATAAAGTTGTCCCAGAAGTTGATGTTGTTGCTGATGAAAACCTTGATGATGAAGGCGTCGTTGAAGATTATGAAGAAGATGTCTTTGAAGAAGATTATGATGACGATTTCGACGAAGAAAAATATAACGAGTATATGGATAAATATGAAGACCGGTATGATGATTAA